A stretch of the Malus sylvestris chromosome 10, drMalSylv7.2, whole genome shotgun sequence genome encodes the following:
- the LOC126585433 gene encoding uncharacterized protein LOC126585433, whose product MKNTIRCCISCILPCGALDVIRVVHSNGRVEEISGTIRASEIMKAYPKHVLKKPSSSASDHDGVVPKIVIVPPDAELQRGKIYFLMPMPAASKTSEKKGRTRSSSAKKKRIKDAENNNVTNNNNVVLNSITMTNLLINDRYLSEILSEKHSSQRDRRRGRVGVWRPHLESICESPSDV is encoded by the coding sequence ATGAAAAACACCATCAGGTGCTGCATCTCTTGCATTCTTCCATGTGGAGCTTTGGACGTGATTCGAGTCGTACACTCTAACGGCAGAGTCGAGGAAATCAGCGGCACAATCCGGGCCAGCGAGATCATGAAGGCGTACCCTAAGCACGTCCTCAAGAAGCCCTCCTCGTCGGCGTCCGATCACGACGGGGTCGTTCCCAAGATCGTGATCGTTCCGCCCGACGCGGAACTCCAACGAGGAAAGATTTACTTCCTCATGCCGATGCCTGCCGCTTCGAAGACGTCCGAAAAGAAGGGGAGGACAAGATCGTCGTCGGCGAAGAAGAAGCGAATCAAAGACGCCGAAAACAACAAcgtcaccaacaacaacaacgttGTTTTGAACAGCATCACCATGACCAACCTGTTGATAAATGATCGGTACTTGAGCGAAATACTGTCGGAAAAGCATTCGTCGCAGCGGGATCGGCGGCGAGGACGTGTTGGGGTTTGGAGGCCGCACTTAGAGAGCATTTGTGAGTCACCAAGTGATGTGTAA
- the LOC126584545 gene encoding uncharacterized protein LOC126584545: MKEQAVYYLSRILTEVETRYSPVERLCLALYFIASKLRHYMLPCHVHIIARTDVIKYMLSKPMLAGMIGKWILALSEFSFQYIPQRAVKGQAIADFLTEHQKSPSEVINIPGSLEVTSIWIPPREDISGKEDWVQQEIRRVAGLWITHWKLYFDGSHTQKASGAGIVIVSPHGVYHYYSFLLDYKGNTNNRAKYEALIIGLEILMDLRAAEVEVFGDSELVINQLNGEFKCRHITMAGYYLAATQLLSFWDSEISVNHVPRGSNLAANEMAQLASGVPIQERKYGVDVEIQRRNLPSILERGFSLDIMVLETEIEDWRSPIVHHLKNPSSSTSKKNRQQATKYVLWAKNLLRKTPDGLLLKCLGQEESMRRHGPLQHVPSVPLNPVVRPWPFRGWAMDFIGQIYPASSKGHTFIIVATDYFTKWVEASAVKSINSATVKNFIETKILHRYGVPETIVTDRSFISKEVEEFAEASNKILVNIIKRMVIDSPEKWHERLGNTLWAYRTSKRAGTGTTPYALTFEQDAVLPMEINVSSVMIQNQFGLHSEEYIEAMCQGIEDLDAARIEALNQIQEGKRAVARAYNKKVKMKSFKEGDLVWKTVLPLGAQLRGFGKWSPTWEGPLIIRQLVSDAFMKRVQSDLTNEEFREHSCITGYKKQSSKAFVSKGAAAGFKHGSVTDVPPSVDWGEEGIVTPIKDQENVVKITWLSPVFVASDASRSAFHLYSSRVLTGTGTCNLDHFFTAVGYETSGDGTMDSMAFMPKEGLSGIDDTIYIERVRECDKLCNGFTTIMWFNFIFGENQIDDLTLQISDS, translated from the exons ATGAAGGAGCAGGCCGtatactacctcagtagaattctgaccgaggtagagACAAGATATTCTCCAGTGGAGAGATTATGCTTGGCTCTATATTTTATTGCCAGCaagctaaggcattacatgttgccCTGTCACGTACACATCATCGCCAgaacagatgtgataaagtacatgttgtcaaaaCCAATGCTAGCAGGAATGATTGGGAaatggattctagcattatcagaattcagTTTTCAGTACATACCCCAAAGGGCAGTCAAAGGTCAAGCAATTGCCGACTTCCTGACCGAGCATCAAAAATCTCCAAGTGAGGTGATCAATATCCCGGGAAGCTTAGAGGTTACTAGCATTTGGATCCCGCCAAGAGAAGATATTTCGGGCAAAGAAGACTGggtccagcaagagataagaagAGTAGCTGGTCTCTGGATCACTCATTGGAAGTTGTATTTCGATGGATCTCACACTCAGAAGGCTTCAGGAGCTGGGATAGTAATTGTAAGCCCTCATGgggtttatcattattactcatttcTCCTCGACTACAAAGGAAATACTAATAATCGGGCAAAGTATGAGGCCCTAATAATTGGTCTAGAAATCCTGATGGATTTGAGGGCAGCAGAGGTAGAGgtctttggtgattcagagttaGTAATAAACCAGCTCAATGGTgagttcaagtgcagacatatcactatggcggggtattacttggcagctaCGCAATTATTAAGTTTCTGGGATTCTGAGATATCAGTCAATCATGTTCCCAGGGGATCCAACTTAGCGGCCAACGAGATGGCACAACTAGCCTCAGGAGTGCCAATACAGGAGAGGAAATATGGGGTAGATGTCGAGATCCAAAGAAGAAACCTTCCTTCTATCTTAGAAAGGGGATTCAGTCTGGATATAATGGTTCTAGAAACCGAGATAGAAGATTGGAGGTCACCTATCGTTCATCATTTGAAGAATCCCTCTTCGTCTACAAGTAAGAAGAATAGACAGCAAGCCACtaagtatgtcttatgggcgaagAACCTGCTAAGAAAAACTCCAGATGGGTTACTATTGAAATGCTTAGGCCAAGAAGAATCCATGAga agGCACGGACCTCTCCAACATGTGCCTTCAGTACCTTTAAATCCAGTAGTCAGGCCTTGGCCTTTCAGAGGATGGgcgatggacttcatcgggcaaatcTATCCAGCTTCTAGTAAAGGGCATACCttcataattgtagcaacggattacttcaccaagtgggtggaagcatcagCAGTAAAATCCATAAACTCAGCCACAGTCAAGAATTTTATCGAGACCAAGATTCTGCACAGATATGGGGTGCCCGAAACCATAGTAACAGATCGATCTTTTatctcaaaagaagttgaggaattt GCAGAAGCCAGCAACAAGATCCTGGTCAACATTATCAAGAGGATGGTGATTGATAGTCCAGAAAAGTGGCATGAGAGGCTGGGGAATACATTGTGGGCATACAGAACTTCCAAAAGGGCAGGAACTGggacaactccttatgctttaactTTCGAGCAAGATGCAGTACTCCCCATGGAGATCAATGTTAGTTCTGTTATGattcaaaaccaatttgggttACATAGTGAAGAATacatcgaagccatgtgtcaaggaattgaagaCTTAGATGCAGCCCGAATTGAGGCTttgaaccagattcaagaaggaaagCGAGCCGTcgcccgagcttataacaaaaaggtGAAGATGAAGTCTTTCAAGGAGGGAGACTTAGTATGGAAGACAGTCCTCCCGCTAGGAGCTCAGCTTCGGGGCTTTGGAAagtggagcccgacatgggaaggtcctttaATTATTCGTCAG CTGGTTTCCGATGCCTTCATGAAAAGAGTCCaatcag ACCTGACCAATGAGGAATTTCGAGAACATTCGTGTATTACTGGTTACAAGAAACAATCCTCCAAAGCGTTTGTGTCCAAAGGTGCTGCAGCTGGTTTTAAACATGGAAGTGTGACTGATGTGCCACCTTCTGTGGATTGGGGAGAAGAAGGCATCGTGACACCTATCAAGGACCaagaaaatgtggtgaaaataacATG GCTGTCGCCAGTTTTTGTTGCCAGTGATGCAAGTCGATCTGCTTTCCACCTTTATTCGAGCCGTGTGCTCACTGGCACTGGAACATGCAACTTAGACCATTTTTTTACCGCGGTTGGATACGAGACTAGTGGTGATGGGACTATGGATTCTATGGCGTTCATGCCAAAGGAAGGACTCAGTGGCATTG aCGATACGATTTACATTGAGAGGGTGAGGGAGTGTGATAAGCTTTGTAATGGGTTTAccacaataatgtggtttaacttcatttttggtgagaatcaaaTCGATGACCTTACTCTTCAAATTTCAGATTCATag
- the LOC126585432 gene encoding peroxisome biogenesis protein 7: protein MPVFKTPFNGYSVKFSPFYESRLAVATSQNFGILGNGRLHVIDLSPAPLGPGVPRQPITELVSYDTADGVYDVAWSESHDSLLVAAIADGSVKIYDTALPPASNPLRSLHEHTREVSSADYNPTRRDSFLTSSWDDTVKLWTVDRPASVRTFKEHAYCVYSAVWNPRHADVFASASGDCTLRVWDVREPGSTMIIPAHELEILACDWNKYDDCCIATASVDKSIKVWDVRSIRVPISVLNGHGYAVRKVKFSPHRQSLIMSCSYDMSVCLWDYMVEDALVARYDHHTEFAVGVDMSVLVEGLLASTGWDELVYVWQHGTDPRAP, encoded by the coding sequence ATGCCGGTGTTCAAAACTCCGTTCAACGGTTACTCCGTCAAGTTCAGCCCCTTCTACGAGTCCCGGCTCGCCGTCGCCACCTCTCAAAACTTCGGCATCCTCGGCAACGGCCGCCTCCACGTCATCGACCTCTCTCCCGCCCCTCTGGGCCCCGGCGTACCCCGCCAACCAATCACCGAGCTCGTCTCCTACGACACCGCCGACGGCGTATACGACGTCGCATGGTCTGAGTCCCACGATTCCCTCCTAGTCGCCGCCATCGCCGACGGATCCGTCAAGATTTACGATACCGCTCTGCCCCCGGCCTCCAATCCCCTTCGCTCCCTCCACGAGCACACGCGCGAGGTCAGCTCCGCCGATTACAACCCCACGCGCCGTGACTCCTTCCTCACCTCCTCCTGGGACGACACCGTCAAGCTCTGGACCGTTGACCGCCCTGCCTCGGTTCGAACCTTCAAGGAACACGCATACTGCGTCTACTCCGCCGTATGGAACCCCCGCCACGCCGATGTATTCGCCTCCGCCTCCGGCGACTGCACTCTGCGCGTGTGGGACGTGCGAGAGCCTGGATCCACCATGATCATCCCCGCGCATGAGCTCGAGATCCTCGCGTGCGATTGGAACAAGTACGACGACTGCTGTATCGCCACGGCGTCCGTCGACAAGTCGATCAAAGTCTGGGACGTGAGGAGCATAAGGGTTCCGATCTCAGTGCTCAACGGCCACGGCTACGCCGTGAGGAAGGTGAAATTCTCGCCGCACAGGCAGAGCTTGATCATGTCGTGCTCGTACGACATGTCGGTTTGCTTATGGGATTACATGGTGGAGGATGCGCTGGTGGCGCGGTACGACCACCACACGGAGTTCGCGGTGGGCGTGGATATGAGCGTGTTGGTGGAGGGGCTTCTGGCCAGTACTGGTTGGGATGAGCTTGTGTATGTTTGGCAGCACGGGACCGATCCTAGAGCGCCGTAA